GAATCATTTGGCATTGCCAACCATCCTTCCAGATTTAATACCAGTGCATTTAGTTGAACAAAAGTTGTATCAAACTGAAATCTCATTTGATCCATATCCATGGCCATATTAATACTGGAATTTAAACTGGCCTTCTTCAATAGTTTATCCCCTTCCATCGCAAAGCTCATAGACTCTACGGTAGTTTTAGTTTCCAATATGAATTGAGAAAGGGTAAAATCGCCCTTACCATCATGATTCATATTTTTCATTTCAAAATACATGTCTCCTTGCTGGTCGTCATAGATCAAATTGAAATTATGAATGTAATATCGTTGTAACTTGATTTGTAACTCGGTTTCCGCACTACTGGTCTCTTCAACCGGAGCACTTTCCTCAGCTTCTTCTGTCTCTGTTTCAGTTTCGGTAGTACCCGATTCATCTTCAATTGCAATATCATAATTTGCTGTTCCATCTTTCAGGACGATCACATTCACATCCATTCCATCTATACCCACTTCTCCGATTTCAACATTTCCATCAATCAATTTCATTAAATCGACTGTTGTTGTAATGGTTTGCGCACCAAATAAAGTAACACCTTCAAACTCATCTTTTCCGGATACTTTTAATCCCGATATTTCTGCAGTAAGATTTGGGAAATTTGGAATTAAACTCAGATCAAAATCTGCCATTTCAATCCTGGCATTTACAGTTTTATTGGCCTCATCCATAGCCATTTGCTGTAATTCAGCTTTAAATAACATAGGGATCGCTACTATCGCTACGATAATTAATAACATAATCGTACCGATGATGATAAGAAACTTTTTCATATTGAAAGTGAATAAGGTTTTAATTACGCTCAAAAGTAATTTAGTTTTTGAGATGTAGAACTATTTTAAGGCTTTCATCAGTATAGAAATTTATTGTGTACCACTGTGAATTAAAAATGATTTTACGGTCAATTATTTTGGAACTTTATTCAATGTCAAAACCTAACTTTGACGCCTAATTAACTTATGACATGAAAATTCTAATTTTTGGCGCCTCAGGTTTAGTTGGAGGCAATATGCTTAAATACTTTAAATCATTACCTGATGTTGAAGTTGTGGGAACACACTTTTCTTATGAAACTCCTGATACGGTTCCTTTCAACACGTTAGATTTAGATGCTGAATCGAATTTTGATGCGCATAGTTATAACCCTGATGTGATTATCAATTGCGGAGCACTTACCTGGGTGGATTACTGTGAAGAAAACATTGATGAAAGCTATACCAAAACTGTTGTTTCAACCATCAATACCTTAAAAATATGCAATGCTGTAAATGCCAAGTATCTGTACATCGGGACAGATTATGTTTTTGATGGTGAAGCTGGACCTTATACGGAAGATGCTCATCCACATCCGCTAAACGTATACGCACGACATAAACAAGAGGCAGAAACTTTGGTTTTTAACACCAGTAAAAAGAACCTATCACTTCGTATCACCAATGTATATGGAGACGAACTAAGAGATAAGAATTTTGTTGCCCGATTAATGAACCTTGCAAAAAGCGGAGAACCACAACATTTAAAATTACCATTTGATCAATATGCAACTCCTGTAAACGCATGGGATATCGCCAGAGCTGCTTACCTTCTTTTAAGAGATGACAAAAACGGCATTTACAATATCGCATCTACGGATTTTGTCAACCGGGTACAATTGGCACAAATGGTTTTGAATAGATTTCCCGGACATCAGGTGACCATTGAACCTATTTCTACGGAAGATTTAAATCCACCGGCAAAACGTCCATTGACCGGAGGATTAATCACGGCTAAGTTTCTATCAGAATACCCTGATTTTCAATTTGACAATGTGAGTTCTTATCTTACCAGAAAGTTGGAAGAACAGGCTGTTTCATAGAAATTTACCGCCTCTTTTTTTAGAAAAAGAATTACATCCTGACATTTCATCCCCTTAATCCTACGTTTCGGTCAGAACAATTTTAGGTTGGACTGATCTGATTTCATATTTGCCTCTGTAAATGAAACGAATATGAAAACAACTATACTATTTCTCTTCTCTTTATTCACTTTCCAGGTAATGGCTCAGACCATTTCAGGAACAGTTGCAGACAAAGACGGAATCGGACTGCCTGGAGCAAATGTATATATCGAAAACACTTTCTCGGGTGCTTCTACAGATGCCAACGGACACTACTCTTTTACATTTGATAAAAAGGGCACCCATAACCTAATTGTAGAATTTGTTGGATTTGAAGATTATAAAAAAGAAATTCAGCTCGATGGTCAAGATCATCAATTTCAAATTGAGCTCAAGGAAAAATTCAACCAGCTAAAAGCGGTAACCATAACTGCCGGAAACTATGGAACGGGCAAATCGGAAACCGCAGTAGTAATGAGTTCACTTGAAATGGTCACTACAGCAGGTTCTTTAGGAGATATTAATGCAGCTATGCGTTCTCTACCTGGAACCAGTAATAATGGTGAATCGGGTAAACTATTTGTACATGGTGGCGAAGGCACAGAAACCGGAACTTACATTGACGGAATTTATGTGCACCAACCTTATACCACATCAGCACCCAATATGGCCGTGCGTGGTCGATTTAACCCTTTTATGTTTAGTGGAACATCGTTCAGCACAGGTGGTTATTCAGCTGAATACGGTCAGGCTTTATCATCTGTTCTTACCCTAAATACGAATGATATGCCAGCCGAAGACGCATTGAATATTTCGTTAATGACAGTTGGTGGTGATGTAGCCGGAACCAAAA
This genomic interval from bacterium SCSIO 12643 contains the following:
- a CDS encoding SDR family oxidoreductase, coding for MKILIFGASGLVGGNMLKYFKSLPDVEVVGTHFSYETPDTVPFNTLDLDAESNFDAHSYNPDVIINCGALTWVDYCEENIDESYTKTVVSTINTLKICNAVNAKYLYIGTDYVFDGEAGPYTEDAHPHPLNVYARHKQEAETLVFNTSKKNLSLRITNVYGDELRDKNFVARLMNLAKSGEPQHLKLPFDQYATPVNAWDIARAAYLLLRDDKNGIYNIASTDFVNRVQLAQMVLNRFPGHQVTIEPISTEDLNPPAKRPLTGGLITAKFLSEYPDFQFDNVSSYLTRKLEEQAVS